Genomic DNA from Tissierellales bacterium:
CTGCTAAATCATCTATGTTTACAACAACTATACAAGTTCTATCGTCATATTCTCTAAGTTCTTTTCCGAATCTTTTTCTAATGTCTATAGTTGGTATAATTTTGCCTCTAAGATTTATAACCCCTTCTATATACTCCAATTGGTTTGGTACGTGAGTTATTTGCTGTATTCCTATAATTTCTCGAACAAATTCAATCTTTATTCCATAGTATTCTTCATCGACAGAGAATGTTAAGTACTTACAACCTGTTTCATCCATTTTTTCCGCCGCTTCCGCTGACAATATCTCTAATTGATCTAATGCCTCTTGTCGATTCATTCTCTCTTCCATAAATTAACCTCCTCCTATACCATCTTCCCATGCCCACTACTAAT
This window encodes:
- a CDS encoding chemotaxis protein CheW, translating into MEERMNRQEALDQLEILSAEAAEKMDETGCKYLTFSVDEEYYGIKIEFVREIIGIQQITHVPNQLEYIEGVINLRGKIIPTIDIRKRFGKELREYDDRTCIVVVNIDDLAVGVIVDRVVEVLNLKDDQISLPPQGHNDIKAKYTEGIGREDGKVIVLLDCEKIIRPEDFDGLLKSVD